In Patescibacteria group bacterium, a single genomic region encodes these proteins:
- a CDS encoding RNA polymerase sigma factor produces the protein MEPTDEQIVGKVQAGDAEAFGVLMSRYEKKILRYGRKFLQDTEDIKDLVQEVFVKTYMNIRSFDTSKRFSPWIYRIAHNEFVNALKKNRFKFFPFFDFDKDILFPHPIAEETADTEAEGRINKELLDKCLHELDAKYQEVLILSYYEELGYQEIAEVLQIPMSTVGVRLRRAKAQLKKIYEHTYGTQS, from the coding sequence ATGGAACCTACCGATGAACAAATTGTAGGGAAGGTTCAAGCCGGCGACGCTGAGGCTTTTGGCGTGCTGATGTCGCGTTATGAAAAGAAAATTTTGCGCTACGGCCGAAAATTTCTGCAGGATACGGAAGATATCAAAGACCTTGTGCAGGAAGTGTTTGTGAAAACGTACATGAATATTCGCAGCTTTGACACGAGTAAACGTTTCTCGCCGTGGATCTATCGCATCGCGCACAATGAGTTTGTGAACGCACTGAAGAAAAATCGTTTCAAGTTCTTTCCATTCTTCGATTTTGATAAAGATATATTGTTCCCGCATCCCATCGCCGAAGAGACGGCAGATACGGAAGCGGAAGGGAGGATCAACAAAGAATTGCTCGACAAATGCCTTCACGAGCTTGATGCGAAATACCAGGAGGTGCTCATCCTCTCGTATTATGAAGAGTTGGGGTATCAGGAGATCGCCGAAGTGCTCCAGATCCCAATGTCGACGGTCGGCGTGAGACTCCGGCGGGCGAAAGCGCAGTTAAAAAAGATCTATGAACACACCTATGGAACACAATCATAA
- a CDS encoding DUF2238 domain-containing protein, with protein sequence MLKKYLPHTLLAAYTIEFIVAGIHPYSRAVWYVENGPILALVIFITVLYIRNIRFSSTAYVLMFILPFWHTIGGHYTFELVPFDWFNDFFGYERNMFDRIGHFVVGFYALPIIEYLVMRGLVAKQWLANTYAVFAIAFVAVFYEWIEWGYAAIYGGEAGAAFLGSQGDIWDAQKDMLMDVSGAVLVVVVRSVCGLFPGK encoded by the coding sequence ATGCTCAAAAAATACCTCCCACATACTCTCCTCGCCGCCTACACCATCGAATTCATCGTCGCTGGTATCCACCCATACTCCCGTGCCGTCTGGTATGTTGAAAACGGGCCGATCCTCGCACTCGTCATCTTCATCACGGTTCTCTATATCAGAAACATCCGCTTCTCCAGCACCGCCTACGTCCTGATGTTCATCCTGCCGTTCTGGCACACGATCGGTGGGCACTACACCTTTGAACTCGTGCCGTTCGACTGGTTCAACGATTTTTTTGGCTACGAGCGCAATATGTTCGATCGGATCGGCCACTTTGTTGTGGGCTTCTACGCGCTACCGATCATTGAATATCTCGTGATGCGTGGCTTGGTGGCAAAACAGTGGCTCGCCAACACCTACGCCGTATTCGCCATCGCTTTTGTCGCCGTCTTCTATGAATGGATCGAGTGGGGCTATGCGGCGATTTATGGTGGTGAGGCCGGTGCCGCCTTTCTCGGCTCGCAGGGAGATATTTGGGATGCGCAGAAAGATATGCTGATGGATGTATCTGGGGCGGTGTTGGTGGTGGTTGTGCGCAGTGTTTGCGGGCTGTTTCCTGGGAAATAA
- a CDS encoding DUF6804 family protein, translated as MKNSLKGNWFKIIAFGTLLGALGDHPYSYYQLTRWLTTICSAYLAFSYFENHKTVFMWLFIALAILFNPIFPFYFSKDMWQIFDVTGAVLFFVSLFIKTNKK; from the coding sequence ATGAAGAACTCTCTCAAAGGAAATTGGTTTAAGATAATCGCATTTGGGACATTGCTTGGGGCATTAGGAGACCACCCATACTCCTACTATCAGCTAACTCGTTGGTTAACAACAATCTGCAGTGCCTATCTTGCTTTTAGTTACTTTGAAAATCATAAGACCGTTTTTATGTGGCTGTTTATTGCTCTAGCGATACTATTTAACCCCATATTCCCATTTTATTTCTCAAAAGATATGTGGCAGATTTTCGATGTAACCGGGGCGGTTTTGTTCTTTGTGTCCTTATTTATTAAAACTAATAAAAAATAA
- a CDS encoding AAA family ATPase, whose translation MIHKLSFKNFYSFMEGAEIDLVVNKNAPDTDAYFTDEFGNKLTKFMAFVGPNASGKTNLLKSLAFMKWFVVDSFSALTPDKDIAFKPFLFCADSDKRSSFFDIEFETNKKIYKYELELNTKKIINEKLSIKEEKRFKILFDRSWNKEKNEYDFNFKRFDVPANFAQITRSNASIISTARQINHKHSIEITNYLSAIQTNIFEGGKVPMERLADAIKYYQENPEIKAKAEEILSKFDLGLAKINIQKVETSDKRVIYVPTGSHKYIDGSKEYSLSFQYESRGTQNLLFLLRTILVVLQSGGVAVLDEMDNDLHPLMIPEIINLFSSETYNPNKAQLLFSTHSVQILNKLDKQQIILVEKNDKGISEAWNLADVKGVRADDNFYAKYMAGAYGAIPKV comes from the coding sequence ATGATCCACAAACTATCATTCAAAAACTTCTACTCCTTTATGGAGGGTGCCGAGATTGATCTGGTGGTCAACAAAAATGCACCTGACACGGATGCATATTTTACTGATGAGTTTGGGAATAAGCTCACTAAATTTATGGCATTTGTTGGACCAAATGCTTCGGGTAAAACTAATCTTCTAAAAAGTTTGGCTTTTATGAAGTGGTTTGTGGTAGATTCATTCTCTGCTCTTACCCCCGATAAAGACATCGCATTCAAACCCTTCTTGTTCTGTGCTGACTCAGATAAAAGATCAAGCTTCTTTGATATTGAGTTTGAAACAAACAAAAAGATATATAAATACGAACTTGAATTAAACACCAAGAAAATTATCAATGAGAAGTTAAGTATCAAAGAGGAAAAGAGGTTCAAGATTCTCTTCGATAGGTCATGGAATAAGGAAAAGAATGAATACGACTTCAACTTTAAAAGGTTTGATGTTCCAGCAAACTTTGCCCAAATTACTCGTAGTAACGCTTCAATTATTTCTACAGCACGCCAGATAAATCATAAGCACAGTATTGAAATTACCAACTACCTCAGTGCTATACAGACAAACATTTTTGAGGGCGGTAAAGTCCCAATGGAACGCCTCGCCGATGCAATAAAATACTATCAGGAAAATCCCGAAATTAAAGCAAAAGCAGAAGAAATACTAAGCAAGTTTGATCTAGGTTTAGCAAAAATAAATATTCAGAAGGTCGAGACATCAGACAAAAGGGTTATCTATGTTCCAACAGGATCTCACAAGTACATCGATGGAAGTAAGGAGTACTCTCTCTCTTTCCAGTATGAATCTAGGGGAACTCAGAACCTTCTCTTCTTGCTTAGAACCATCTTGGTTGTATTGCAAAGTGGTGGAGTTGCCGTCCTAGATGAAATGGATAATGATCTTCACCCACTAATGATTCCAGAAATCATCAATTTGTTCTCTTCAGAGACCTACAATCCAAATAAAGCACAGCTTTTGTTCAGCACTCACAGTGTGCAGATACTAAACAAATTAGATAAACAGCAGATCATTTTGGTCGAAAAGAATGATAAGGGTATCAGTGAGGCTTGGAACTTGGCTGATGTAAAAGGTGTCAGAGCAGACGACAACTTCTACGCTAAGTATATGGCTGGGGCTTACGGGGCTATTCCTAAGGTTTAA
- a CDS encoding D-alanine--D-alanine ligase family protein, whose amino-acid sequence MSAGSHAQASKIRVGVVRGGTSSEYPVSLKTGGSVIKHLPASKYRVHDILITRDGKWHFDGVEKKPEQILKHVDVIFNALHGEFGEDGKIQTLLDTYKAAYTGSGALASAMAMNKVLTKKHLAHHATQHAGSKIKTAVHLVLRKEEIQNISKRAAEIFKTFPHPAVVKPASAGSSIGVSIVSTLKQLEKAIHSAFEHGDTVLIEEYIAGKEATCGVIDHFRGEKHYVLPPVEIRKGGASAFFDYEAKYGGASEEICPGNFTAAESAEIQRMAREVHRSLGLKHYSRSDFIVHPRRGVYFLEVNTLPGLTEHSLFPRAMQAVGSGLTELVEHLVGLARGKY is encoded by the coding sequence ATGTCAGCAGGCTCGCATGCACAAGCTTCAAAGATTCGTGTCGGCGTTGTTCGCGGCGGCACCTCTTCTGAGTATCCGGTGTCGCTCAAGACGGGCGGTTCGGTGATCAAGCATCTGCCAGCCTCGAAATATCGCGTGCACGATATTCTCATCACTCGCGACGGCAAATGGCATTTTGACGGCGTCGAAAAAAAGCCGGAGCAGATCCTGAAGCATGTTGATGTGATTTTCAACGCGCTACACGGCGAGTTCGGTGAGGACGGCAAGATTCAGACATTGCTCGATACATACAAGGCCGCTTACACCGGCTCGGGAGCGCTGGCTTCCGCGATGGCGATGAACAAAGTGCTCACGAAGAAGCATCTGGCGCATCATGCGACCCAACACGCTGGTTCGAAGATCAAAACCGCGGTGCATCTGGTGTTGCGAAAAGAAGAAATACAAAATATTTCAAAAAGAGCAGCCGAGATTTTCAAAACGTTTCCTCATCCTGCTGTGGTAAAGCCGGCCAGTGCGGGTTCATCGATTGGTGTGTCGATCGTCTCAACGCTCAAGCAGTTGGAGAAGGCGATTCATTCGGCATTTGAGCACGGTGATACGGTGTTAATCGAAGAATACATCGCTGGCAAAGAGGCGACTTGCGGGGTGATCGACCATTTCCGTGGCGAGAAGCATTATGTCTTGCCGCCGGTGGAGATTCGGAAAGGCGGCGCGTCCGCTTTCTTCGACTACGAAGCCAAATACGGCGGTGCGTCCGAGGAGATCTGTCCCGGTAATTTCACTGCGGCCGAGAGTGCCGAGATTCAGCGCATGGCTCGTGAAGTACATCGTTCGCTCGGCCTGAAGCATTATTCCCGCTCGGATTTCATTGTGCACCCGCGCCGCGGCGTGTATTTTTTGGAAGTGAATACGCTTCCCGGCCTCACCGAACATTCGCTGTTTCCCAGGGCGATGCAGGCGGTGGGCTCTGGGCTGACTGAGCTCGTCGAGCATTTGGTGGGGTTGGCGAGGGGGAAGTATTGA